The sequence GCCCTGGTTTTCTGTTCGGGACGTTCGTCCGTCTTTGCGATTACGACGTGGAAAGGAAGACTTAAGGCCTTCGCAAGACGCCAGGCGAGATCGGGCACAAGGTCAGGATGGCGCAGCGACGGAATGCAAGTCACCCATGTGGGAGCCGGCTGAGGGTTCCAGTCACGCAACAGCGACACGCAGGCCGCTACCAATTCGTCGGCGAAGCGTCGATCTTGGTATTTGCCTTTTCGGACTAGGTGCCCCCACCCGGCGTCGCCCCACATGCAAAGAGCCTTACCAGGCTGTGCCTGCAACTTGGCGGGAATACCCCCCTGCAGGCTATACAGCGGCAGCCCGCCGTCTGGCCACCTCTTGCGCGGCTCGATGGGCAAGCTCGTGCGCCGCAGAAAAGCCACTGCATCACGGACGAGCGCAGGGTCAACGGTTTCTGGCAGCAGTGGCAAGGTAGAAGGTCGGACGGTGCCCGGTTCGCCATCCAATGCTCGTATAAGGAACTCCATGTGGCCAGTCTGAAGTGCAGCGTAGTCCTGCATCTGGCTCTGCTCTCGGCGTCGCAGCTCCGTGAGGCGTTCGGCACGTTCCCAGAAGGCATCGCTCAGACGTGCTGCGGTCAATTGCCATTTCGTGCCCTGCTTGGCGATGGGGGCAGGAGATTCCACCGAAAGCAACGCAATGGTCTTGTCGATCCGGCCCTTGCTGAGGTTCACTTTGCTCAGTAAATCGGGGACTGAGAGGCCTTGGGGCACCTCATCGAGGGCTTCGAGCACGCTGGAGACTTCACTGTGGGTAGGAAAAGCGCTGTTGATGAAGTAGTCGTTGATGTCGGTTTCTTCTTCGCCGCTGAGTAACACTCCGTACGCCGCTTCGAGGGCACGTCCCGCCCTGCCGACCTGCTGGTAATAGGCCACGACGGACCCGGGGGTCTGGTAATGAATGACGAAGGCGAGGTCCGGCTTGTCGAAGCCCATCCCCAACGCCATCGTGGCCACCAGGGCCTTGATTCGGTTCTCTTGCAAGGCCAGCTCGAGTTCGGGGCGGGCACGACCGGTATCGCCGGTGTAGGACTCGACGTTCAATCCCCTGGATTTCAACCAGCTGGCCACAAGCTCGGCATCACGCACTGTGAGGGTATAGATGATCCCATGACCTTGCAGGACAGCTATCTTCTCTGCCAGCCAGGCCAAACGTTCAGCTTGGCTGGGCAAACGGATGGTCTGCAACTGTAGTGAAGGACGGTTCAGATCGCCTCGCGAGACAAGGATGTTCGGGCCAAGCACGGTAACCAAATCGTCCATCACGCGATTGTTGGCGGTTGCCGTGGTGGCCAGCAGACGCAGGTTTTGCGGCAGAGTACGCACGATGCGCTCTAGCAAGCGATACTGCGGACGGAAATCATGGCCCCAGTCCGAAATGCAGTGAGCCTCATCGACGACTAGCATGGAGATCTGTCCAGCGACTCCCGCGAGGACTTCCGTGCGAAAGTGTTCGTTAGCCAGGCGTTCGGGCGAGATGAGCAGGATGTCGATCTCATTTCGTTGTATTGCCGCCTCGACGTTCGGCCAGTCGCCCTGGTTTTCGGAGTTGATTGTGGCCGCCCTCACCCCCATGCGCTCGGCAGCGGCAATTTGGTTGCGCATGAGCGCCAGCAAGGGAGAGACCAGCAGTGCCGGTCCACTACCTGCCTCTCGCAAGAGCTTGGTGGCGATGAAGTAGACGAAGCTCTTTCCCCAGCCTGTCTTCTGCACCACGAGGAGGCGTCCGCGCCTTTCCACGATATGGTGGATGGCCTCTTCCTGTCCATCGCGGAACCTGGCATCCGGCCTGCCGGAGCCGATACGCAACAGTTCGAGCGCACGTTGAGCGTTGTAGTTCATGATCATTCCGCCTCGTAAGTGTCGTATTGAAGTTCTTCTGCGTCGTCAGTATCGGGTTCAGGAAACGCCACAAAGTCCTTAAGATCGTTCCGCAGATAACGGTGTCTGGCGCCCATCCTGCTTGCCTGCCAGCACACCGACGATGAGGCGAGCTTTGTATTCTCGAACAAGGGTTATTTCACTCTCAATGCGCGCGATGATGTTATTCAGAGGGGCGCTCGCCTCATCGATTGTAACTTATTATCCACCTTAGCACCATCATTTATACTTCCGCTTAAATGATCTTTCTATTAATAGTTAAAAGCATTAACAACATCAAAACTCTTGTTTTTTGCATGCCACTGACAGTCGACGCTCGACCGAAAAAGACACCCGCCTGAAAGGTTAGTTCTCCGAGGACAAGGAGCGAAGAGAGCCTGAACCGTATAAGGAAACTGAGCAGGGCATCAAGGCCCAGGATATTTGCCACGTGCAGGCATTACCGAGCAGACTGTCTATCGCTGGAAGACGAAGTGCGGCGGGATGGAAGCCGCCGAGACGCAGCGCTTGCGTCACCTGGCGGACGAGAACCGCCGTCTCAAGCACCAGGCCCTCGATCTACAGATGTTCAAGGCGCTGCTCGAAAAGAAATTTTGGGCCCGCAAAGACGCCGCGCAGTTGCCGAGTTTCTTATTCGATGCAAGTGAGCGGTGTGCTTGCGGGCTGGTGGGCCTCTGGAGCTCGCCCCCGCTTTGGCTACAGGAACGCCTTCAGGGAAGCCCTCCGCCCAGCCTGTGTGGCAGGGCTCTGAGATTGCTCCCGAACGCGAGCAAAGTAGGCGCGGATCGTCTCATCGGTGAGAACTTCGAGCGAACCCTTGTAGAATTTGAGGGAGAGCGCCAGGTCGGTCCCATAGCCCTTGATCATGTGGGGGCTCCTATTCAGGCTCTCAAGATCCCGGAGGCACTCCTCAACGAGGATGGTCAAGTCTTCGGCGAGCTTGGGCTTCTGAAAGGCTGCGATGCTTCCCACGGCGATCCGCCTGCGATGCTGTGCAAGATAAAAGTGAGAGTTGCTTCGCTCGCGACGACCTTCAAACCCAGTAGGCTCGTGAGCGATTGAACACGTTGAGCAAGACAATAAGTATTATTTGGCACAGATCAAAGCATTGGACTAGCGCCATGTTGTTGGGCAAACGAAAAAGCGGGTCCGGCCAAGTAGCCGAAACCCGCTTCATTCCTAGCGCCCCCGGAGAGACTCGAACTCCCGACATTCTCCTTAGGACGGAGACGTTCTATCCAACTGAACTACGGAGGCAGCACATCCATTATAGACGCGCGATCGCATCCCCGGCAAGCTACTGAGAGCGGCGAACAAGACAGTTCCTTCAAGCCGCTCCCAGCGGGCAAAACCCGACCCATGCCTGGTTCTGTTAGATGCTCTGCGGGGTCAACGCCCTGAAGGTCGCAAGGCGCGCGGGGAGCTTCAGCGAGAGCGGCTGATCCTGTGGCGCAACCTGCTCCAGCTTGCCGTTCCGACCCAGGGCGACGACGACCCAGATCTCTTGCCCTGGTACCACCGAGAGGACCCGGAAAGGAATCGCCAGATCGAGGGCATCCTTGTAGGCCGAGTGAGCGCCAAGGTCGATGGGAATCCAGCGGTGCGAATCACCCGCGAACGAGATGGTCGCCGTCGGCTCCCCCCAGGCATACCGGATCTCGTGCGCAAAGCCGTAGCCCTTGGTCGCACCCGTGGCACCACCGGGGCCGAAGTTCATCGGCGAGTTGATCCGCGGCTGACCGGGATAGCAAATGTAGACCGCAAGGGCATCATCCGGGGTCGGGACGAAGGAGTCCGCAAACTCCACCCGCATCAACAACTCGCGCTCGTTGTGACCGAAGCGCACGCGGCTGATGCCATTCGCCGCCGCATGCATCGCCCCCTGGCCCGCAGCGGGATCGTACGAGCCCGACCCTTCCCAATCGATCTCGGACTGCGCCGAACCGTCGAGACGGGGATCCACCGGGAGGTAGGGCAGCGAAGGCAACTTGGGCAGCGGCTTGTTGAGCGGGTACTCCAGCGCCTCGGGCACCGGCATCTCCAGCAGGCGATACACGTTCTGCAAGTGCAGGCGGAACTGGTAGTCGAAGAGCTCGTCCTGACCGGAGTTGTGACCCTCGCCAAACCACCAGTACCAATCGCTGCCCTGGGCGATGAAGATCTCCTCGCGCGCCTGCGTCCAACCCGCCAGGCCGCGGCCTTCCTTCGAGGCGAGGGCCTCGCGAGCGCGGGTCAAGAGCTCCCACGCGCGGTTCTTGGTCGGGTCCCCGATCCAGGTCGTGAAGTCCGAGGAGATCCACGAGCCGCTGAACAGGCTCGTCAAGGTTTCGCGGGGCGGATTGGCCTTGAGGT is a genomic window of bacterium containing:
- a CDS encoding RecQ family ATP-dependent DNA helicase; this translates as MNYNAQRALELLRIGSGRPDARFRDGQEEAIHHIVERRGRLLVVQKTGWGKSFVYFIATKLLREAGSGPALLVSPLLALMRNQIAAAERMGVRAATINSENQGDWPNVEAAIQRNEIDILLISPERLANEHFRTEVLAGVAGQISMLVVDEAHCISDWGHDFRPQYRLLERIVRTLPQNLRLLATTATANNRVMDDLVTVLGPNILVSRGDLNRPSLQLQTIRLPSQAERLAWLAEKIAVLQGHGIIYTLTVRDAELVASWLKSRGLNVESYTGDTGRARPELELALQENRIKALVATMALGMGFDKPDLAFVIHYQTPGSVVAYYQQVGRAGRALEAAYGVLLSGEEETDINDYFINSAFPTHSEVSSVLEALDEVPQGLSVPDLLSKVNLSKGRIDKTIALLSVESPAPIAKQGTKWQLTAARLSDAFWERAERLTELRRREQSQMQDYAALQTGHMEFLIRALDGEPGTVRPSTLPLLPETVDPALVRDAVAFLRRTSLPIEPRKRWPDGGLPLYSLQGGIPAKLQAQPGKALCMWGDAGWGHLVRKGKYQDRRFADELVAACVSLLRDWNPQPAPTWVTCIPSLRHPDLVPDLAWRLAKALSLPFHVVIAKTDERPEQKTRANKTQQARNVDGSLAIIVDRLPAGPVLLVDDMVDSGWTLTIGAWLLSSQGSGEVFPIALARTGHDS
- a CDS encoding site-specific integrase — encoded protein: MGSIAAFQKPKLAEDLTILVEECLRDLESLNRSPHMIKGYGTDLALSLKFYKGSLEVLTDETIRAYFARVREQSQSPATQAGRRASLKAFL